The following coding sequences lie in one Sorex araneus isolate mSorAra2 chromosome 4, mSorAra2.pri, whole genome shotgun sequence genomic window:
- the LOC101553092 gene encoding C-C chemokine receptor type 5: MDYQTSPNYSPYYEDYGISQPCQKTDVKQIAARLLPPLYSLVFIFGFLGNLLVILTLINCKKLKSMSDIYLLNLAISDLLFLITLPFWAHYAADEWVLGDAMCKLFTGMYHIGYFGGIFFIILLTIDRYLAIVHAVFALKARTVTFGVVTSVVTWVVSVLASLPGIIFTRSQKEGFHYSCSPHFPTTQFHFWKSFQALKMFILGLVLPLLVMTICYSGILKTLLRCRSEKKRHKAVRLIFAIMIMYFLFWAPYNIVLLLSAYQEFFGLNNCQSSNRLDQAMQVTETLGMTHCCINPIIYAFVGEKFRSYLSGFFQKHIARRFCQHYSIFHREASERGSSVYTRSTGEQDLSVGL, encoded by the coding sequence ATGGATTATCAAACATCTCCCAACTACTCTCCCTACTACGAGGATTATGGGATATCACAGCCTTGCCAAAAAACGGATGTGAAGCAAATCGCAGCCAGGCTCCTGCCTCCCCTTTACTCACTGGTGTTCATCTTCGGATTCCTGGGAAACCTGCTGGTCATCCTCACCCTGATCAACTGCAAGAAGCTGAAGAGCATGAGCGACATCTACCTGCTCAACCTGGCCATCTCTGACCTGCTCTTCCTCATCACCCTCCCCTTTTGGGCGCACTATGCAGCAGACGAGTGGGTCTTGGGGGACGCCATGTGTAAACTCTTCACAGGGATGTATCACATTGGCTATTTCGGGGGAATCTTCTTCATCATCCTCCTGACCATCGACAGGTACCTGGCCATTGTCCACGCTGTGTTTGCTTTAAAGGCCAGGACAGTCACCTTTGGGGTGGTGACGAGTGTGGTCACCTGGGTGGTGTCGGTGCTTGCCTCACTCCCGGGGATCATCTTTACCAGATCCCAAAAAGAGGGATTCCACTACTCCTGCAGCCCTCACTTCCCAACCACTCAATTTCATTTCTGGAAGAGTTTCCAGGCACTAAAGATGTTTATCTTGGGCCTGGTGCTGCCGCTTCTGGTGATGACCATCTGCTACTCGGGCATCCTCAAAACCCTGCTTCGGTGTCGGAGCGAGAAGAAGAGGCACAAGGCCGTGAGGCTCATCTTTGCCATCATGATCATGTACTTCCTTTTCTGGGCCCCCTATAACATCGTCCTACTTCTGAGTGCCTACCAGGAATTCTTTGGTCTGAATAATTGCCAGAGCTCCAATCGGCTGGACCAGGCCATGCAGGTGACAGAGACCCTGGGGATGACACATTGCTGCATCAACCCCATCATCTACGCCTTCGTGGGAGAGAAGTTCAGAAGCTACCTCTCAGGATTCTTCCAGAAACACATTGCCAGACGCTTCTGCCAACATTATTCTATCTTCCATCGAGAGGCCTCAGAGCGAGGAAGCTCAGTTTATACTCGGTCCACAGGGGAGCAGGATCTCTCCGTGGGCTTGTGA